The DNA window CCCGCCAACGCCACGCCTGACGAATTGCTGACCCTGCTCATCCAGCTGGGTCAGCAGAAATTCAATCGCGCCATGCCCGGTCCTTTCCAGGACGCGCAGCACGGCCGCGTGAAAGCGGCCGACCAGTTGCTGGCCGCGCCGACCGCTACCGTGCAACAGCGCGACGCCGCCATCAACTCCAAATACGAAGCGCTGCGGATGCTGCAGGGCACCACCGGCGACATGTCGTTCCTGAAGGAAACGGAGACCTTCCTCACGTCGCTCAAGAACGACAAGGAAGAACATGTCCGCGACTACGCCACGCGCATGCTCTTTCTGCTGCAGGTGGAACGCCTGCAGGTGGAAGGAAAAACGGCCATCGATGGCACGATGGCCGAGCTGGATCGCCTGATCGCCATGCCTGACAGGAATGAGCGCACCTTCCAGGACGCCCAAACGATTGTGCCCGCCCTGCTGCAGCTGGAAGAAGAAGAACAAGCCCTCGAAGCGATGCGCCGCATTGGGCAGGCCTTCCTGGACTATCCCGACGAGCAAGTCGTCTTCGCCGCCAACGAGCTCCTCGCCCGGTACAACATCGCCCGGATGGGTTACGAAGACAAATACACCGCCGTGATGCAGAACGATACGCCCGAAAACCGGGCCGAAGTGATCGAGACGCTGAAGAAAGCGATGGCGGAAAGCCCCAGCGCCTCGGCTTTCCAGTTTTCCAAGCAGGCTGCCGAATTCTTTGAACGCCGCGGCAACTACGCCGACGCGGTGAAAGTTTACGAAGCCCTGCATCAAACCTACAGCAACCACGAGATTCCGGAATTCGCCGAAGAGGCGAAAATTACCGTCGATTACGCCAGCAAACGCATCCAGTTAATTGGCCAGCCGTTCCAGGTCGTAGGAACGACGCCCGACGGAACCCCGCTGGACTGGAACGCCTACAAGGGAAAAGTGGTGCTGATCGATTTCTGGGCCACCTGGTGCGGTCCTTGCCTGGAGGAATTACCCCAGGTCAAGAAAGTCTATGAAGCCTACCACGACAAAGGTCTCGAAATCGTCAGCATCAACACGGACAAGAAAATGGACGATGTCCAGCGTTTCTTCCGTAGCAATGAGATGCCCTGGAAAACGGTCCTGTCGGAAATCGGCGTGCCCGAAGGGGAATCGACGCTGATGGATCGCTGCGGCGTGTCGACCATCCCGTTCATGTTTGTCGTGAACCGGGAAGGGGTCGTCGTCGACATCCATACCCGCGGCGATCGCCTGCTGGAAGTGCTGGCCGAGCAGCTCGGTCCCGTCGAAGGCCTGGGCGAACCCGCTCCGGCCCCGGCTCCCGCCCCCGGCGGCGCCGCCAGCCCGCAGTCTTCTTACGAGCCGTCCCTGGAAATGGAAACCTTCTTCGTCTCGGCGCCTGCCGACGATTCCGAAGAGGCGGCCGACCTGCCCGATGTGAATCCGTACGCCGCCTCGCCCCGCCTGACGACCGCGGAACTGGTGGAATACCTTTTTCGCATGGAAGACAAGCCGCAGATTGTGCAGACCCGCGACGGGTTTTCCGACGCGGTGATTGAAGCGTCGGACCGGATCCTGGCCGACAAAGAAGCCAAGTCCGCACATCGACGCCTGGCCACGCTCACTAAATTTCGCCTGCTCCAGGAAGCTGCCGCCTTTGGCGACAAAAAGGCCGACGACAAACTGGCGAAGTTTGTCGAAGCGAACGCCGACAACACCGACAAGCAGATCGCGACCGAAGTGGAATTCCTGCAGCTGGAGCGACGCGCGCTGAACGCCAGCGACATCCCGCTGCCCGAGGTGGAAGAACTACTGGCAGAACTGCACGAATACTTCACCTCGCATAACCTGGGCGAGAAGCATCTGCGACTGGCCTCCACGACCATCAAGCTCGTCAATCGGTTCGATGACCCGAACAACCTGGAACTGTCCCGCCAGTACGGCGAGCAGCGAGAGAAGTACTTTGCCGCGTTCGGCGCCGCGTTCGCCAAAAGCGAATTCAAGCAGCTGGCCAGCTACGGGAAAAAGCTCTCCAAACCGGCCGACGGCGCACCGTCGGAACTGGTCGGCAAGCCGCTGGAACTGACCGGAGCCACAGCCCTGGGAGCCGAGTTCGACTGGGCCGCCTACCGTGGCAAGGTCGTGGTCGTCGATTTCTGGGCTTCCTGGTGCGGCCCCTGCCGCGCCGAGATGCCGCACCTCAAGAAACTCTACGAAGACCTGCAGGATCGCGGCTTTGATGTCGTTGGCGTGAATCTGGACAAAGACGCCGAAGCGATGGCGACCTTCATCGCCGAACAGAAGCTCAACTGGACGAACATCGCCGGCGAAGGCACCAAAGAACTGGCCAACAAATACGGCGTCCGCGGGATTCCGACCCTGATGCTGATCGACGCTGACGGCAACGTGGTGTCGGTCGCCCACAAGTCGGCCGACTTTGCCGCCAAGATCGAAGAGCTGCTCCCCAAAGCAGCCGGTTAGTCGCCGCCCTGACAACCTCGTTTGTCGCCGTTCGCGACCAGCGTCCAGCACCTCTCTACGGCCGGAATGCCCCGCATTCCGGCCGTTGCCGTTAATGCACCGGGCTATTTGTCGTCGGGCCGGCGCATCAAATGGTCCAGGTTAATGGCGCCGTCGCGATTTTCATCTTCCACCATTTTAAGGCGCGTCTCCAGGCGTTCCAGACGGCGGATCAGCTGGGGGATCAGCTCTTTCGTTTCATCCCGCGGCTTCGGCCGGGGCGGAGCTGGGTAATTCAAATGACGCTGCAGGGCGGCGAAGAAAAAGAGCGGGTCTTTC is part of the Lignipirellula cremea genome and encodes:
- a CDS encoding TlpA family protein disulfide reductase; translation: MSKSMRFLTLSGAAALLIGFSGCPDSGKVADTDKPGTTAQTDDKTPAAGDTTTEPAKKPPVDDGAPPTMPPAVPGSALSAVKVPANATPDELLTLLIQLGQQKFNRAMPGPFQDAQHGRVKAADQLLAAPTATVQQRDAAINSKYEALRMLQGTTGDMSFLKETETFLTSLKNDKEEHVRDYATRMLFLLQVERLQVEGKTAIDGTMAELDRLIAMPDRNERTFQDAQTIVPALLQLEEEEQALEAMRRIGQAFLDYPDEQVVFAANELLARYNIARMGYEDKYTAVMQNDTPENRAEVIETLKKAMAESPSASAFQFSKQAAEFFERRGNYADAVKVYEALHQTYSNHEIPEFAEEAKITVDYASKRIQLIGQPFQVVGTTPDGTPLDWNAYKGKVVLIDFWATWCGPCLEELPQVKKVYEAYHDKGLEIVSINTDKKMDDVQRFFRSNEMPWKTVLSEIGVPEGESTLMDRCGVSTIPFMFVVNREGVVVDIHTRGDRLLEVLAEQLGPVEGLGEPAPAPAPAPGGAASPQSSYEPSLEMETFFVSAPADDSEEAADLPDVNPYAASPRLTTAELVEYLFRMEDKPQIVQTRDGFSDAVIEASDRILADKEAKSAHRRLATLTKFRLLQEAAAFGDKKADDKLAKFVEANADNTDKQIATEVEFLQLERRALNASDIPLPEVEELLAELHEYFTSHNLGEKHLRLASTTIKLVNRFDDPNNLELSRQYGEQREKYFAAFGAAFAKSEFKQLASYGKKLSKPADGAPSELVGKPLELTGATALGAEFDWAAYRGKVVVVDFWASWCGPCRAEMPHLKKLYEDLQDRGFDVVGVNLDKDAEAMATFIAEQKLNWTNIAGEGTKELANKYGVRGIPTLMLIDADGNVVSVAHKSADFAAKIEELLPKAAG